A single Bufo bufo chromosome 6, aBufBuf1.1, whole genome shotgun sequence DNA region contains:
- the LOC121005813 gene encoding protein kinase C delta type-like: protein MERAEGAQDLPQPSDIYGLNMEIPKNLPKKRKRKRKRRVQPPNKRRRIETSEKAKDGGKEKMIKASKRPGSPIQESILKKRKRGEKTGGKAEDGPSTSYNTEMEQLSVTTPAETPIIVTGLESFTFHKILGEGGFGKVMLATHPGCQQQLAVKLVKKRVLLQNFSNNVLIERQVLEVTGKSPLFTHAYATFQTKDYAFFIMEFLSGGDLGDLIHAKAPFTIPVTRFFAAEIICGLQFLHNRGIIHRDIKPENILMDSAGHLKIADFGLAVMNIFGERKISQYAGTLSYMAPEVRNHLCASHCA from the exons ATGGAACGCGCTGAAGGCGCACAGGACCTTCCTCAACCCAGTGACATCTATGGGCTGAACATGGAGATTCCAAAGAAtcttcccaaaaaaagaaaaaggaagagaaagaggagagttcAGCCGCCAAATAAGAGGAGGAGAATAGAAACATCAGAGAAGGCGAAAGATGGCGGCAAAGAAAAAATGATCAAGGCTTCAAAAAGACCTGGAAGCCCTATACAGGAGAGTATCCTAAAaaagaggaagaggggagaaaagACAGGGGGAAAAGCTGAAGATGGACCAAGCACATCCTATAACACTGAGATGGAACAGCTGTCAG TGACAACCCCAGCAGAAACCCCCATCATTGTGACTGGACTGGAAAGCTTCACCTTCCATAAAATTCTTGGAGAGGGTGGTTTTGGTAAA GTCATGCTGGCCACACATCCCGGCTGCCAACAACAACTGGCAGTGAagctggtgaagaagagggtcctgcTTCAGAACTTTAGTAACAACGTTCTGATTGAGCGACAGGTCCTGGAGGTGACTGGGAAAAGTCCACTATTCACCCATGCTTATGCCACCttccagaccaag GACTATGCCTTCTTCATCATGGAGTTTCTCAGCGGAGGAGACCTAGGTGACCTCATACATGCCAAAGCCCCATTCACCATTCCAGTCACCAG ATTTTTTGCAGCTGAGATCATCTGTGGGCTGCAGTTTCTCCATAACAGAGGCATCATACATAGAGACATAAAACCAGAAAACATCTTAATGGACAGCGCCGGTCACTTGAAAATTGCCGATTTCGGTCTTGCCGTGATGAACATCTTTGGGGAAAGGAAGATCTCACAATATGCCGGAACTCTTAGCTACATGGCACCCGAGGTGAGGAATCATCTATGTGCTTCTCATTGTGCATAG